The Alkalinema sp. FACHB-956 sequence AGCTGCTGTATGCAAGGTGCTGCTCGATCGTCCGATCTCTCCAAGGCAACCTATTACTGGGGATTGTTAGGGATTTTTATCATTTCCCTCGGTTTACGATTTTGGGGGCTAGAGCGCTTAAACACCTTTGTATTTGACGAGGTTTACTACGCGAAGTTCGCCAATAATTACCTCACCCATACGCCATTTTTCAATGCCCATCCGCCCTTGAGTCAATACCTCATCGCGATCGGGATTTGGTTGGGCGAAAAGTTACCCTTTGGAGATGGGGTCACCAATTCCCTGACGGGTTCAGTCCTAAAAACCTGGAGCTATCGCTGGTTAAACGCCTTGACAGGCTCCCTGATTCCCCTAGTAATTGCAGGACTGGTCTATCAGCTGAGCGATCGACGACGATTTGCATTCATTGCAGGGTTAATCGCAGCAATTGACGGTTTATTTCTAGTTGAATCCCGTTATGCACTGAATAACGTTTATTTAGTATTATTCGGTCTATTGGGTCAAATTTGTTTCCTGATCGCTGTTCGGATTCATTCATCACTCCAAAAATGGCTTTGGCTCTTTCTTGCAGGCTTAATATTTGGCTGTGCAGCTTCGATTAAATGGAATGGACTGTCTTTTTTGTTAGGAATTTATGGAATTGTAGGGGCGGCATGGCTACTTAAAGGGATGGTTCATTTCAAAAATGGCTCCTTGTCACCTAGCTCCTTGTCACCTAGCTCCTTGTCACCTAGCCTAACGGCACAAGAAGCAATCCCTGGAAACCTGCTACACCCGGTACACAATAACTTACCATCGGCCTCGCCATCTAACGCCCCGATCGCGCCTCCCACCCCAGTCAATCTTTGCCAATCCATAACACAGCTTCCCCCGATCGCGCTGATTCTCGGGTTGGTCATTCTCCCGATCGTCACCTATCTGGTACTGTGGCTCCCCCATTTACAACAAAACCCCAACCCTGGACTGTGGGAGATGCAACAACAGATTTGGAATTACCACCGGGGCAAAAATGTCATTGGACAAGTGCATCCCTACTGTTCTAACTGGATCAGTTGGCTCATCATGGGCATTCCCGTCGCTTATTTTTACCGCACGGGCATCAGCCCCTACGAATTTCTGCAACCCAATGCACCGTCTACCGGATCTGAAACACCGATTTACGCCGTTCACGCCATGGGCAATCCGTTTCTATGGTGGATGACGACGATCGCAATCTTGTTCACGATCGGGACAGTCCTAGTTCGCTTGGGCAAGGGAATGGCGGCACTCACTCATCATCCATCAACTCAGAGCCAATCAATTTTATTGACTAATCGATTTTGGATTTTGCTTTATTTAGTCATGAACTATGCAGCCAATCTTCTTCCTTGGATGAAAATTAGCCGTTGTGCATTTATCTACCACTACATGGGGGCTTCAGTATTTGCCATGATCGCCCTAGCATTATGGTTGGATCTCGCCCTGCGTTACCCCAATTCCCCTTCAAGCAATTTCGCCAAGAGTTGCATTACCCTGTCGATCGTGGGATTTATTTGGTGGATGCCGATTTATTTGGGATTGCCCTTGGCCTCTTCACAGGATTACCGACTGCGCATGTGGTTTGATCTGTGGATTCAGGGCCGCCCCGTTCAAACCACCCCCGCACCGGAAGCAACCACGCATCGCTTGAGCCCTTAAAGTTTCCACAGGTCGCTTCTACCGATCGGGGGTCACCAGACCGGAATCAACCAAGCCCGGAATCACCGATGCTTGAGCAGTAGGCGATAGACCGGATCGCCATCCCGCAGCGTGGCCAATTCCCGTTCCGTCGGTACCAGCATGGGATTGGTGTCTAGCCAGTCGATCGATTGCAATTGAAAGGCCGGGTGATTACCAAAACGATCGCGCATTTCCTCCGCCACTTCCAACACATCGGATTGAATAAACACCTCAGTTCCAGGGGCCATAAAATCCGCTAAGTCCTGGACTAAGGGCGGCTGTACAACCCGTCGCTTATGGTGCTTCTTCTTGAACCATGGATCGGGAAATTGGATAGTGACCCGTTGCAACTGTCCCGGAACCAAAGATTGCAAGAGCGGTCGCAGGGTTTTGTTGGCATTACAGGCTAAGAAATGTAAATTTTTCAATCCTTGCTCGTCCCGCCACTCGTTGGCATGAACCACCAGGGGCGATCGAATTTCCAGGCCCAGGTAATTCCAACTTGGATCCGTTTGAGCCATTTTTTGCAAAAATCGACCTTTGGCACAGCCGATATCCAGATGGAGCGGACGGGATAAATCGGCGTAAACTGACTCCCAGTGAGGGATTTCAGTGGGTTGTTGGTACTTTAGTGCCAACGGATTGACATGTTCACGAACCCGGATCAGGGACATAGTCTTGATGCGTATACGTAGGACTTAAGATAGAGAACCGCTACATTCCGACTTCTTAAGTTACCACTTGAGACCGTTGCTAGAAAATTTGGGAACCCATTAACTTAGAGGCAGTGGATTTCATCCTTGCTGACACTTCTTCTTCCCTGTTTTTGAAATTAGTCAGTGAACTTCTATGAGTCTGAATTTTCGCTTTGCGGTTGTTAGTGACATCCATGCTGCGCTTCCATCCACCGTTTGGCAGCATCCCAGTCGTATGCACTTGGTAGAAGTGGGAATTCCAGCTCTAGAAGTGGTATTAGAGCGGTTGAAGGATCTTGACCTAGATTTTCTGCTGATTCCAGGAGACCTGACCCAGCATGGGGAACCGGAAAATCATCAGTGGATGGCTCAACGGTTGGCACAGTTGCCCTACCCCGCCTATGTGATTCCAGGCAACCATGATATTCCGGTGATGGAAGCGAATGAGCAGTCGATCGCCTACTCAGAGTTCCCTCACTTTTATCGCGCCTTTGGCTATGAGGATCCCCGCTCCCATGACTATAGCCATGAGATTTTACCTGGGGTGCGGTTAATCGGGCTGAACTCCAACACCTTTGATGCCCAAGGCAAACAGGTGGGACGACTGACGGAGGCACAACTCGTCTGGCTAGAAGCGGTGTTGGCTCAGTCCACCCATGAATTTGTCATGGTGATGATCCACCACAATGTTTGCGAGCACATGCCCCAGCAATCCCAGCAGCCCCTCGGCAAGCGCTACATGTTGGAGAATGCAGCGGAATTGCGTCAACTGTTACAAACCTATAACGTCAATGTAGTCTTTACCGGGCACCTCCATATCCAGGATGTGGCCTTGCAGGATGGCGTTTACGACATCACAACGGGTTCGCTCGTCAGCTATCCCCATCCCTACCGGGTGTTTCAATTTCAGACCGATCGCCAAGGCCGCCACTGGCTCCATATGGACTCAGGCCGGGTAGAAGCGATTCCTGAATGGCAAACCTTAGCCCAGGATACCCACCGCCTCATGAGCGATCGCAGCGCCTCCTACATGTTGCAACTCCTCATGCAACCACCGCTCAACCTACCCCAAGCAGAAGCGGAAGGGCTCGTTGGTGACTTACAGCAGTTTTGGCCTTCGGTTGCCAATGGCGATGCCGTCTTTGATTTTGCCCACTTCCCAGAGCCAGCCCGGAGCTATTTTGCAGCCTTTAGTAGCCATGGGGCGATCGATAACCAAGCGTCCCTCCATGTTGGCCAGAGTCGAGGGGCGGACAGTCATCGGAAGTCCTACGATTTACAACCTTGGTCTCTCTATGCCTGTCCCCTCTTTTTCCAACCCCCTCAGACAGAAGAACACGCCGTTGAGTTGACTTCCCATAACGTCGTAGGGCATACTGGATAACTGGCGTTTATTTGCTCGGATCAGGTTTTGACCGAAATGCCTCATCCGCATTCGATGGGCTACCTGTACGGCAGTTTAAGGACAAAGACAATGGCATACGCAATTATTGAGACTGGCGGTAAGCAAATGCGGGTTGAACCCGGTCGCTTCTACGATGTAGAGCGCTTGGTTGGCGACGCAGACACCGCGATCACGATCGACAAAGTTCTCTTTGTCAGCAACGACGGTGCAATTACAGTCGGTCAGCCCACCGTCTCTGGTGCAACGGTGCAAGGCAAAATTTTGAAACAGTTCCGAGCTAAAAAGGTACTGGTTTACAAAATGCAGCCCAAGAAAAAGACCCGCAAAAAGCGGGGTCACCGCCAAGAGCAAACCCGTCTGCTGATCGAGTCAATCACCGTCGGCGGTCAAACTATTTCTGCGTAAAATTCTGCGCAGAGGTCGCTCCAAACGTAGGCCGTTAGACCATAGGTTTTAGACGAGTAATTCGGTTAAAGCCTATCCAAGACGGAAAACTTTTGAAGTTTTTTCAGCAGATTTGAGAGGAAACCATGGCTCATAAGAAAGGTACAGGTAGTACAAGAAACGGTCGCGACTCTAATGCCAAACGCCTCGGCGTGAAGCGCTACGGTGGCGAAGTGGTTAAAGCGGGTAACATTATCGTTCGTCAACGGGGCACCAAAATCCACCCCGGTAACAACGTGGGTCGTGGTAGCGATGACACATTGTTTGCCCTTGTTCCCGGTGTTGTCACCTTTGAACGCTTGGGTAAGAGCAAGAAGAAAGTCAGCGTTTATCCTGTAGAAGCTTGCGCTAATTAGTTGCGCTAACTCTCTAGTTGCGCTAACTCTCTAGTTACGCTAACTGTAAGGTTTGCTGGCTGATAGGCAACTCGCCTAACAATCAACAAACCTAGCAATCGAAAACTTCCTAGCCGACGATAATCAAGGGGTTAACGGGGTATCTGCTCAGTTCTCCAATCTGTCTTTAGGATGAAACAAAAGGAGGAAAGTGCATGTCGGCTTTCCTCTTTTTATTTGCATTGATTTGGTTAATCTACATTACTGGTTGATTTGCATTAAGTTGATTTGCATTGACTGGCAATGGTTCAGGTTGATGGGGACGACTCATTTCGATGGGTTTTCCTCATTTGAGATAGGTCGCGCTACACTCGAAGACGAGTGACGCAGTGAGGCATACAGCATGAGGGACGACAGCGGAACCCTGTTTGAGCGATGGGTCGCCCCCGTATTACAACACTTCTTACTCGATCGAGAGGAGCTGCAAGCACAGCAGGACAGTATTGACTGGGATAGTGCCTTAAGCCAATTCACCAATCCACAGATCATCTATCCTCGCTACTATCGTGAACTTTCATGCCATGGCTTTACCGATGGCTACCTGTGCCCGGAAGCCGCCGTTGCCTACGATGCCATCACCCAATATGCATTACCCCCGAATGAAGATTGGGTCAGACAGGGCGTCATTGATGCAATTCAAAGCCACCCTAGCCGCATTCTCGACTTGGGGTGTGGGACGGGTTCCACCACCTGTCGGTTGAAAGAAGCCTTTCCCAGTGCTGAAGTGGTGGGGCTGGATTTGTCGCCTTACATGTTAGCGATGGCTGAACAAAAAGCCTTGGAAGCGCAATTGAACCTCCACTGGCGGCATGGAAAAGCAGAGCAAACCGGATTTCCAGATAATTCCTTTGATGTTGTCACTGCGTCACTGTTGCTCCACGAGTTGCCCCCTGCGATCGCCCAAGCGGTACTCCAGGAAGCCCATCGAGTCTTGCGATCGGGGGGTGAAATCATTCTATTAGACTGCAACCAAAAAGCCCTGCGCCAAACCTCTTTTATCACGACTCTCTTTGAAGAACCGCACCTAGAAAACTATGCGGCAGAAAGCTTGGATGCTTGGCTCGGAGCTGCCCAGTTTGGCTTTGTACGCACGCAAGATCACTGGCTCGTTCATCAAATTAGCCGGGGGGTTAAAGGGGTTCATTACCCCAATCCGGAGGAAGCGTTGTTTGCCGATTTAGAAGCATTGGAAGATCTGGAATGGGCGGTAGGATGAGACAATTGGGCGAAGATAGCGCAATGGGCAACGCTGTCGCAAGGCGATCGCTTGACGATCAACGATCGCTGATCGAACAGTATCGTGTAGCCTCATACTTCTACAATGACTCAATCTGAGTCACGCATTCATAACTCAATCTGGGTCACGCATTTTCAGGGACGACGTTAGAATTTTCAGGGACGACGTTAGAACAGGTATGACTTTAAAAGCCGTTTTATTTGACTTTAATGGCGTCATTATTAATGATGAACCCCTCCATGCCAAGCTGGTTGAACAAATTCTGCTGGAGGAAAACCTTATTCTTAAACCCGGTGAATTTAAGCAGTATGGACTCGGGCGCAGCGATCGAGCTTGCTTTACCGATTTATTTAATCTCCGGGGACGGGTTCTCACTGAGTCGTTGCTGACTTCTTTAATTCAACGTAAGGCCGAGGCCTATTTCAAACAATTAGCAGAACTGGAAAAACTCCCGACTTATCCGGGGTTAGAAGACTTCATTTTCAAAGTACGCGCGGCCAATTGCAAACTCGCGATCGTCAGTGGGGCGCTGCGATCGGAAATTGACTGGATTCTGCAACGCAGTCATCTTCAGCAATGTTTCACCGTCATTGTTGCGGGGGATGACATTACCACAAGCAAACCCGACCCAACGGGCTATCTTTTAGCCGTCGATCGCTTGAACCAAGAGTTCCCTGATTTGCATTTGCAGCCTTCGGAATGCCTGGTGATCGAAGATACCTTTGCGGGGATTCAAGCGGCTAAAAATGCCCAGATGCCAGTCGTAGGCGTAGCCAATACCTACCCCTTTCATATGATGCAACGGCGGGCTAACTGGGCAGTGGATTATCTGTCGGATATCGAGTTCGATCGCCTGCAAGATCTCTATGCCAACCCAACTGCGGCTTAAATTTCAATTCACCAGCCGAATGGATTCAGTATGGATTCAGCAGAGATCACCCATCGCGTAGAGATGACAAATAGCAAGACCGCTCCAAATTGCAAAATGTGTAACCAAATCTAAATACGGGCATTATAGGGGGACATTCCCCAGGGTTTCCATGTATCTGCATGTCTACTCAGAAAATTCCCCTCGATGCCTTGCAGAAAATTCGGCAGTACATTAAATCTAATGTTGTTTTGCCAGAATCCGAAAATCATCCATGTCGGCTGCCGAAGCTAGAAATGGGCAGCTCCAGCTTTGCAGTACCTGAACCAGATTCCTTGGTGGGATTGGGCGATTTATTTCGGGTGGGTGCCACTTTGGAAGAAGGGGTTCCCATGCCAAATAATCAGGGTCGCTGGTTCCTGAGCATGATTGATCCTGGTGCAGTTTTCATGAAACTTCCCGGACTATCGTTGCAACCAGAGTTCCGTTTAGTGACCTATCTCTATCGGCTGGGCGAAGAAGGCTGCGGTAAGCTGTGGGCCGTTCCAGAACACCTGAGTTGCACCGCTCAGCTCGAACAAGCACTCCCAGAAATCCACCAAGCTGAACAACCTCCCCACCCCCAGGGCGCACTAGACAACTGGATGGCGTCAGTGCAGGGCGATCGCACGCCTGCGTCCTTTCTCATTGCCTCACTGCTCCGACGGGAATTCAATGAATTGGGAGCCTTGGGCAAAGCGGCAGTCTGGAGTAAGCATCAGTTAATTAGTGCGGTGCCCCAGCAATTACAGTGGCAATGGCGCAATGAACCGATCAAAGATTTATCCCCCAAGGTGAAGGTACTACCCGATGGACGGGCAGTGGTGGAATTCTTTACCTGCCGCTTGACGCCTTCGATCGCCCTATTCCAGCATTTGGATCAATACAAAGCCGATCAATACATTGCTCAAAGTATCGATCGGCCCATTGCAGTCGGTGAACGCCGAAAAGCGGCACCAACGGCCCAGTAACTCGTTCGGCTGAATAGCAACTCGTTTAGCCAACTACCGTTGAAACCGACTTCAGCAGATCAGTCATCATAAATCCCGGTGGGTGAAGGGCTTAGCCTCTTTACCTGCATAGGTAGCGGCAAGATGACCTGCCCCCACCATTTGGTATTTATAGGTCACTAAGCCTTCAAGGCCCACGGGGCCACGGGGTGGCATTTTTTGGGTACTGATGCCGACCTCCGCTCCAAAGCCATAGCGAAATCCGTCGGCAAAACGGGTGGAACAGTTTTGATACACCCCAGCAGCATCGACCTGGCCCATAAAGGTGGCAGCAGCAGCGGCATCTTCAGTCACGATCGCTTCAGTGTGGCGGGAGCCGTAGGTATTAATGTGATCGATCGCAGCAGCCAAGGAATCCACAACCCGAATGGCCAAAACGAGATCGCTGTATTCCGTGGCCCAATCCGTTTCCGTGGCAGACTGTATTCCCGGCAAAATCTGTTGGGTTGGAGCATCGCCCCGCAGTTCCACCTGTTTGCTTTGCAGGGCTTGGGCGACTTGGGGAAGGAACACGTCAGCGATCGATTGATGGACAAGTAGCGTTTCGATCGCATTGCAGGCAGCCGGATACTGGGTTTTCGCATCCACCGCGATCGTCACCGCCTGGGCCAAATCCGCCGCCGCGTCCACATAGAGATGACAAATGCCATCCGCATGGCCCAGCACCGGAATCCTTGTGTTCTCCTGGACAAAGCGGACAAAGGAGTTGGATCCTCGAGGAATAATCAAATCCACGTACTGATCCAACTTGAGCAGCGCCAGGGTTTCCTCCCGAGTCGTCAACAATTGCACACTATTGGGATCTAATCCCGCCCTTTGCAAGCCTTGGTGAATGGCCTTGACTAAGGCTTCGCAGGAATGCACAGCCTCCTTGCCGCCCTTGAGAATCACCCCGTTGCCCGACTTGACCGCAAGACTAGAAATCTGCATGACTGCATCCGGGCGCGCCTCAAAGATCACCCCCAATACCCCTAAAGGACAGGACAGCCGCTTCATCACCAGTCCCGCATCCAATTCCCGATGGAGTTGGATTTGCCCGATCGGATCCGGTAGCTTAGCCACATCCCGCACCCCAACGATCGCGCTTTGTAACTTCGCTTCGTCCAACTTGAGCCTTGCATACAACGCCGAGGAGATACCATCCCGCTGGGCCGCTTCGCAATCCGCTTGATTAGCCGCCAAAATTGCGGGTGCTTGGGCGGCTAGGGCATCGGCGATCGCGTGGAGGGCTTGATTTTTGGCTTCGGTCGCCTGGGACGCCAGCGATCGAGCGGCGGTACGGGTCTGTTGCGCCAGGGTGAGAAGATCGGGCTGAGCCTGAAGAGCAGTCATAGTTGCGCGAGGTGAATCTTGATGGTTGCAATTTTTATCTTTCTAGATTAGCGGTTTGGGGGAATCTTTGTTAGAGTGAAGTCGTTATGAGTTTGTATAGAATATCGGAGTGAAGCACGATGGCACGCATTGAAGCCCTCCCCCTCAGCCAAATTCGCCGCCCCTTGCCTCGTAGTAATGATCCTGCTAAGGTACAAGCCCTCATGGCCTCGATCACGGAAATTGGCTTACAAGAACCGATCGAAGTGCTGGAAGTGGAGGGTGAATATTACGGCTTCTCTGGCTGTCACCGCTATGAAGCCTGCACCAGACTGGGCCACGAAACCATTCTTTGTCGGATTCGGCGGGCACCTCGATCGGTATTGCTCCGTCACCTAGCCTAGGTGCCATCGATGAATAGAGACTGTCTTTCCACGAGTTAGACCATGTTCCAGCGTTGGCACTACAATCAAAGGCGTAATTTTTGGTGTGTGGCTCGAATGGCGATCCGTTTGCTGCGTCCGGCTTCCTATATTGGGTTGGTGAGTTCCTGTGCGATCGGGGGGCTGGTGCCCGTAGCCCAAGCCCAAGCACCGCAAGATGTTGAGCTACAGATCGGCATTATTCAGCGATTTGGGGATAAGGGAGCCAAGGACAAGCTGACCCTCCAAGCCTTACCGGGGGATCAACTCACGATCAAAATTCCGGCCAACGATGGCAAGGTGCAAACCCTGACAACCAACGCGTTAACCCTGGAAATTGCCCTCCAGCCGTTGCCGAAACCACGGGTGGAAGAGCGGGTCATCTTCAGCACCCATCGCAGCTTTGAAACCGCAGAGGAGCAAGCCCTAGAGTGGCGCAAACGGGGCATTGAAGTGGAAATTGCCCAACCCGATCGCTGGCAAGTTTGGGCCAAACGGGGGGTTTACAAAACGCCCACTGTACGGCGAATGCTGGTGCAAAATTTGCAAGCCCAGGGCGTTAAAACCGCACAACTGGAGACCCAAACGCTGAAGGAAGTTCCCCGCGCGACGTTTGTGCTGAGTGGCTTGAAATATACCCGCGATCGCCTGGAAATTTCGTCCAGCAAGGGCATGATTCAGGTCGATCGGGAGAAAGATGATGCCCCCAATCGCACCTTTGCCGGAAGCCTCAAGCTGCAACCCAACGCCTATGGCACCTACAGCTTGGTCAACTTGGTTAACCTGGAGACGTACTTGCGGGGTGTCGTGCCCTATGAAATTGGCACCGGAGCGCCCAAAGCCGCCATGGAAGCCCAAGCCATCCTCGCCCGTACCTACGTCCTACGGAATTTGCGGCGGTTTGCGATCGACAATTATCAACTGTGTGCCACCACCCAATGTCAGGTGTACTTTGGCTTGAACGGCGTCACGGCAGCCACCGATCAAGCGATCGCGACGACTCGGGGCATGGTTTTGACCTATAAAAATGAGCTAGTGGATGCGTTGTATTCCTCGACTTCGGGAGGGGTAATGGCTCCATTCCATGAAGTGTGGCGTGGCAAAGAGCGCCCTTACTTGATGGGTAAACTGGATTCGGTCAATGGGCTATGGAATTTAATGGAACGGCCCCTGTCCGATGAAAATAATCTGCGGGACTTTTTGAAGCTCACTCAGGGATTTAACGAATCGGAAGAGTCTAGCTATTTCCGTTGGAAGGTAGAAGCATCCCTGGAGAAAGTCACCCAAGACCTCCAAAAGTATCTCAAAAGCATTCGCCATCCCCTCGCAGGCTTTACCACCATTCAAGATATGCAAGTGGTTGAGCGATCGCGGGTGGGGCGGGTCATGAAAATGGCGGTGCAGACGAATTTAGGGTTTGTGGTGCTAGAGAAAGATGATGTGCTGTTGGCCTTTGAATCCCCCAATAGCATGTTGTTTTATTTCGATCCCATTCTGGAAAAGCCCCGCAAGCTCAAGGGCTATACCTTTGTGGGCGGAGGACTGGGCCATGCAGTGGGCCTTAGCCAATATGGGTCTTACCATTTGGCCAAGCAAGGCTACAGCTACGATCGCATTCTCAGCTTCTATTTCCCAGGCACCCAGCTACAACCCCTCAATTCCTCGATCACCTTCTACCGAGAACCCTCACAGCCTTAGATCGTCAGCTTGCAAACAAAACTATGGCTCCCACAACCGTGAGCGGATAACCGCTAAAAAATGCCCCGATCGAACAAGGTTGATTCCTGCGATC is a genomic window containing:
- a CDS encoding HAD family phosphatase; this encodes MTLKAVLFDFNGVIINDEPLHAKLVEQILLEENLILKPGEFKQYGLGRSDRACFTDLFNLRGRVLTESLLTSLIQRKAEAYFKQLAELEKLPTYPGLEDFIFKVRAANCKLAIVSGALRSEIDWILQRSHLQQCFTVIVAGDDITTSKPDPTGYLLAVDRLNQEFPDLHLQPSECLVIEDTFAGIQAAKNAQMPVVGVANTYPFHMMQRRANWAVDYLSDIEFDRLQDLYANPTAA
- the rpmA gene encoding 50S ribosomal protein L27; its protein translation is MAHKKGTGSTRNGRDSNAKRLGVKRYGGEVVKAGNIIVRQRGTKIHPGNNVGRGSDDTLFALVPGVVTFERLGKSKKKVSVYPVEACAN
- a CDS encoding SpoIID/LytB domain-containing protein, with product MAIRLLRPASYIGLVSSCAIGGLVPVAQAQAPQDVELQIGIIQRFGDKGAKDKLTLQALPGDQLTIKIPANDGKVQTLTTNALTLEIALQPLPKPRVEERVIFSTHRSFETAEEQALEWRKRGIEVEIAQPDRWQVWAKRGVYKTPTVRRMLVQNLQAQGVKTAQLETQTLKEVPRATFVLSGLKYTRDRLEISSSKGMIQVDREKDDAPNRTFAGSLKLQPNAYGTYSLVNLVNLETYLRGVVPYEIGTGAPKAAMEAQAILARTYVLRNLRRFAIDNYQLCATTQCQVYFGLNGVTAATDQAIATTRGMVLTYKNELVDALYSSTSGGVMAPFHEVWRGKERPYLMGKLDSVNGLWNLMERPLSDENNLRDFLKLTQGFNESEESSYFRWKVEASLEKVTQDLQKYLKSIRHPLAGFTTIQDMQVVERSRVGRVMKMAVQTNLGFVVLEKDDVLLAFESPNSMLFYFDPILEKPRKLKGYTFVGGGLGHAVGLSQYGSYHLAKQGYSYDRILSFYFPGTQLQPLNSSITFYREPSQP
- a CDS encoding class I SAM-dependent methyltransferase encodes the protein MRDDSGTLFERWVAPVLQHFLLDREELQAQQDSIDWDSALSQFTNPQIIYPRYYRELSCHGFTDGYLCPEAAVAYDAITQYALPPNEDWVRQGVIDAIQSHPSRILDLGCGTGSTTCRLKEAFPSAEVVGLDLSPYMLAMAEQKALEAQLNLHWRHGKAEQTGFPDNSFDVVTASLLLHELPPAIAQAVLQEAHRVLRSGGEIILLDCNQKALRQTSFITTLFEEPHLENYAAESLDAWLGAAQFGFVRTQDHWLVHQISRGVKGVHYPNPEEALFADLEALEDLEWAVG
- the trmB gene encoding tRNA (guanosine(46)-N7)-methyltransferase TrmB, with translation MSLIRVREHVNPLALKYQQPTEIPHWESVYADLSRPLHLDIGCAKGRFLQKMAQTDPSWNYLGLEIRSPLVVHANEWRDEQGLKNLHFLACNANKTLRPLLQSLVPGQLQRVTIQFPDPWFKKKHHKRRVVQPPLVQDLADFMAPGTEVFIQSDVLEVAEEMRDRFGNHPAFQLQSIDWLDTNPMLVPTERELATLRDGDPVYRLLLKHR
- a CDS encoding sulfiredoxin — translated: MARIEALPLSQIRRPLPRSNDPAKVQALMASITEIGLQEPIEVLEVEGEYYGFSGCHRYEACTRLGHETILCRIRRAPRSVLLRHLA
- a CDS encoding glutamate-5-semialdehyde dehydrogenase; the encoded protein is MTALQAQPDLLTLAQQTRTAARSLASQATEAKNQALHAIADALAAQAPAILAANQADCEAAQRDGISSALYARLKLDEAKLQSAIVGVRDVAKLPDPIGQIQLHRELDAGLVMKRLSCPLGVLGVIFEARPDAVMQISSLAVKSGNGVILKGGKEAVHSCEALVKAIHQGLQRAGLDPNSVQLLTTREETLALLKLDQYVDLIIPRGSNSFVRFVQENTRIPVLGHADGICHLYVDAAADLAQAVTIAVDAKTQYPAACNAIETLLVHQSIADVFLPQVAQALQSKQVELRGDAPTQQILPGIQSATETDWATEYSDLVLAIRVVDSLAAAIDHINTYGSRHTEAIVTEDAAAAATFMGQVDAAGVYQNCSTRFADGFRYGFGAEVGISTQKMPPRGPVGLEGLVTYKYQMVGAGHLAATYAGKEAKPFTHRDL
- a CDS encoding phospholipid carrier-dependent glycosyltransferase, whose amino-acid sequence is MQGAARSSDLSKATYYWGLLGIFIISLGLRFWGLERLNTFVFDEVYYAKFANNYLTHTPFFNAHPPLSQYLIAIGIWLGEKLPFGDGVTNSLTGSVLKTWSYRWLNALTGSLIPLVIAGLVYQLSDRRRFAFIAGLIAAIDGLFLVESRYALNNVYLVLFGLLGQICFLIAVRIHSSLQKWLWLFLAGLIFGCAASIKWNGLSFLLGIYGIVGAAWLLKGMVHFKNGSLSPSSLSPSSLSPSLTAQEAIPGNLLHPVHNNLPSASPSNAPIAPPTPVNLCQSITQLPPIALILGLVILPIVTYLVLWLPHLQQNPNPGLWEMQQQIWNYHRGKNVIGQVHPYCSNWISWLIMGIPVAYFYRTGISPYEFLQPNAPSTGSETPIYAVHAMGNPFLWWMTTIAILFTIGTVLVRLGKGMAALTHHPSTQSQSILLTNRFWILLYLVMNYAANLLPWMKISRCAFIYHYMGASVFAMIALALWLDLALRYPNSPSSNFAKSCITLSIVGFIWWMPIYLGLPLASSQDYRLRMWFDLWIQGRPVQTTPAPEATTHRLSP
- the rplU gene encoding 50S ribosomal protein L21: MAYAIIETGGKQMRVEPGRFYDVERLVGDADTAITIDKVLFVSNDGAITVGQPTVSGATVQGKILKQFRAKKVLVYKMQPKKKTRKKRGHRQEQTRLLIESITVGGQTISA
- a CDS encoding metallophosphoesterase; protein product: MSLNFRFAVVSDIHAALPSTVWQHPSRMHLVEVGIPALEVVLERLKDLDLDFLLIPGDLTQHGEPENHQWMAQRLAQLPYPAYVIPGNHDIPVMEANEQSIAYSEFPHFYRAFGYEDPRSHDYSHEILPGVRLIGLNSNTFDAQGKQVGRLTEAQLVWLEAVLAQSTHEFVMVMIHHNVCEHMPQQSQQPLGKRYMLENAAELRQLLQTYNVNVVFTGHLHIQDVALQDGVYDITTGSLVSYPHPYRVFQFQTDRQGRHWLHMDSGRVEAIPEWQTLAQDTHRLMSDRSASYMLQLLMQPPLNLPQAEAEGLVGDLQQFWPSVANGDAVFDFAHFPEPARSYFAAFSSHGAIDNQASLHVGQSRGADSHRKSYDLQPWSLYACPLFFQPPQTEEHAVELTSHNVVGHTG